The following are encoded together in the Variovorax sp. PBS-H4 genome:
- a CDS encoding malto-oligosyltrehalose synthase, which produces MAEAAHHGASEAIARLCAHFGIALDYHDIWGAHRPVPRETLLALLAEFGVRPHDDAQADALLEAERRASWTHGMPPVQVVRASSAGWVLPLRMPASMALLRWQLLDEDGAQQHGEIDAWALPETASIEIAGTRWCERRVPFARGLPMGYHHLSIEGLEGETLIVSAPERCWRPAALRDGGRVWGPALQLYALRSRRNWGIGDFTDLAHLITQMAPRGADIVGLNPLHALFPHNPAHASPYSPSSRRWLNVLYIDVEATPDFADCETARRLVGSLEFQTRLAALREVPLVDHAGVSQAKFEVLELLFTHFRSRHLSKDGREALDDMGVSFLEFVARGGESLRRHALFEALQAHFHAADPAVWGWPLWPEDHKDPASPAVDAFAREFADRVQFHQYLQWLAAGQLARANAHCKALGLGIGLYLDLAVSSDRGGSDVWSEGALFAAEASVGAPPDEFNPSGQGWGLPPLRPDRLRAEGYRFFIDTLRANMRDAGALRIDHVMGLMRLFWIPGGRTARDGGYVHYPLDEMLAIVALESQRHRCLVIGEDLGTVAPEMREALARFDILSYRLLFFEREGDGAFKPAAAYPAQALAAVATHDLHTLAGWWSGEDLRLRLQLGLIPDEAQLEQQLLDRARQRVQLLLAVRHAGHLSAEEVAQASTESRLSPRMVEAVHAFLAEAPALLMMVQLEDVLGVAEQANMPGTTHEQPNWQRKLPADLQALASSGDMDSLARTLARLRPHARVADPAQRGSMQARIPRATYRLQFHKAFRFDDAIRVLPYLARLGISHVYCSPIQRARAGSMHGYDVVAHDQVNPELGGREGFKRFVAALRVHGMGQLLDLVPNHMGVMGADNAWWMDVLENGPASLYAQHFDIDWRPLNPELAGKVLVPVLGDHYGDVLMSGDLVLRFEEDSGSLAVYYFEHRFPLAPDSYPRVLGGAAMQLDDAAPAAQLAGISSAFGRLLGRDASDDPARAEQARDKELLKTQLAQLAARQPAVARAITARVAELNLPSARDELHALIEVQAWRLAYWRVAADDINYRRFFDINSLAGLRMEREEVFEATQAFALDLAAAGQVDGLRIDHPDGLYDPTRYFRQLQEGYARRAGLVLAEHDDDGRPARPLYVVAEKIKAEDEEVPGDWHVHGTTGYRFANVANGVLIDTSAAEKFEKIWRNFTGVRDSFSSLARAGKRDIMRSALASELTVLSTELLRIARADRHTRDYTFNALQRALGEVAACLPVYRTYIIERPSQQDERFITWATREARRGSQEADVSIYDFVQQTLLGRAVPGADEDLQRRVLNLAIRFQQFSAPVTAKGVEDTAFYRYFPLSALNEVGGEPAHFGMTVDQFHEASADRARHWPHTMLASSTHDNKRSEDVRCRIDVLSEMPATWRLALRRWRAMTRGIRRRLEAGGAPPGTPSSTDEYLLYQTLLGTLPAEGLDDSTREPYAERIVGYMQKAAREAKLHTRWTNPDEAYEKALEGFVRAVLGREADPRFVDDLQALARTLAWFGALNSLSLTLLKFSSPGVPDVYQGNELMDLSLVDPDNRRPVDYALRTRCLDELEGMVGADDLPARIAALVPAAARDGRAKLWVGWRMLSLRREQPALFREGDYRGLQADGAKAAHVVAFMRRHEGQVLVLIAARLFSSLAAMGDAPLGALWEDTVVRLPDVAEGTRFENVLTGETLAVHEGAIRVSAAFACFPGAALWAKP; this is translated from the coding sequence TTGGCTGAAGCAGCGCACCACGGCGCATCGGAGGCGATCGCCCGCCTCTGCGCCCACTTCGGCATCGCACTCGACTACCACGACATCTGGGGCGCGCACCGGCCCGTGCCGCGCGAGACCCTGCTCGCGCTGCTGGCCGAGTTCGGGGTGCGGCCACACGACGATGCGCAGGCCGACGCGCTGCTGGAGGCCGAGCGCCGCGCGAGCTGGACCCACGGCATGCCGCCGGTGCAGGTCGTGCGCGCTTCCAGCGCCGGCTGGGTGCTTCCCTTGCGCATGCCCGCTTCGATGGCGCTGCTGCGCTGGCAGCTGCTGGATGAGGACGGCGCGCAGCAGCACGGCGAGATCGACGCGTGGGCACTGCCCGAAACGGCCTCCATCGAGATCGCAGGCACGCGCTGGTGCGAGCGCCGGGTGCCGTTCGCCCGCGGCCTGCCGATGGGCTACCACCACTTGAGCATCGAAGGGCTGGAAGGCGAGACCCTGATCGTCAGCGCGCCGGAGCGCTGCTGGCGGCCGGCGGCGCTGCGCGACGGCGGCCGCGTCTGGGGCCCCGCGCTGCAGCTCTACGCGCTGCGCTCGCGGCGCAACTGGGGCATCGGCGACTTCACCGACCTTGCCCACCTCATCACGCAGATGGCGCCGCGCGGTGCCGACATCGTCGGCCTCAATCCGCTGCATGCGCTCTTCCCGCACAACCCGGCCCATGCGAGCCCGTACAGCCCTTCCTCGCGGCGCTGGCTCAACGTGCTCTACATCGACGTCGAGGCCACGCCCGACTTTGCCGATTGCGAAACAGCGCGCCGGCTGGTCGGCTCTCTCGAATTCCAGACACGGCTCGCGGCGCTGCGCGAGGTGCCGCTGGTGGACCATGCCGGCGTCTCGCAAGCCAAGTTCGAAGTACTGGAGCTGCTGTTCACGCACTTTCGAAGCCGTCACCTGTCGAAGGACGGCCGCGAGGCGCTGGACGACATGGGAGTTTCGTTCCTGGAATTCGTCGCGAGGGGCGGCGAATCGCTGCGGCGCCACGCGTTGTTCGAGGCGTTGCAGGCCCATTTCCACGCAGCCGATCCGGCCGTCTGGGGCTGGCCGCTCTGGCCCGAGGACCACAAGGACCCGGCGAGCCCCGCCGTCGACGCCTTCGCGCGCGAGTTTGCCGATCGGGTGCAGTTCCACCAGTACCTGCAATGGCTGGCAGCCGGCCAGCTCGCGCGTGCCAACGCGCATTGCAAGGCCCTGGGCCTCGGCATCGGCCTGTACCTCGACCTCGCGGTGTCCAGCGACCGCGGCGGCTCCGACGTCTGGAGCGAGGGCGCGCTGTTCGCCGCCGAGGCGAGCGTCGGCGCGCCGCCCGACGAATTCAACCCCAGCGGCCAGGGCTGGGGACTGCCGCCGCTGCGGCCCGACCGCCTTCGGGCGGAAGGCTACCGGTTCTTCATCGATACCTTGCGCGCCAACATGCGAGACGCCGGTGCCCTGCGCATCGACCACGTCATGGGACTGATGCGCCTGTTCTGGATCCCCGGCGGCCGCACCGCGCGCGATGGCGGCTACGTGCACTACCCGCTCGACGAGATGCTCGCCATCGTCGCCCTCGAAAGCCAGCGCCACCGCTGCCTGGTGATCGGCGAGGACCTCGGCACCGTCGCACCCGAGATGCGCGAGGCGCTCGCGCGCTTCGACATCCTGTCGTACCGGCTGCTGTTCTTCGAGCGCGAAGGGGACGGGGCCTTCAAGCCGGCCGCAGCCTACCCCGCACAGGCACTGGCTGCCGTCGCCACGCACGATCTCCACACGCTGGCGGGATGGTGGAGCGGCGAGGACCTTCGGCTGCGCCTGCAGCTCGGGCTCATCCCCGACGAAGCTCAGCTCGAGCAGCAGTTGCTCGATCGCGCGCGCCAGCGCGTGCAGCTGCTGCTCGCGGTGCGGCATGCCGGCCATCTGAGCGCCGAAGAAGTCGCGCAGGCCAGCACCGAGTCGCGCCTGTCGCCGCGAATGGTCGAGGCGGTGCATGCCTTTCTGGCCGAGGCGCCCGCCTTGCTCATGATGGTCCAGCTCGAGGATGTGCTGGGCGTCGCCGAGCAGGCCAACATGCCGGGTACGACGCACGAGCAGCCCAATTGGCAGCGCAAGCTGCCGGCCGACCTGCAGGCCCTGGCCTCCAGCGGCGACATGGATTCGCTGGCCCGCACGCTGGCCCGGCTGCGCCCGCACGCGCGCGTGGCCGACCCCGCGCAACGCGGCTCGATGCAGGCGCGTATTCCCCGTGCCACCTACCGGCTCCAGTTCCACAAGGCTTTCCGTTTCGACGACGCGATTCGCGTACTCCCCTACCTCGCCCGCCTGGGCATCAGCCATGTGTACTGCTCGCCGATCCAGCGTGCCAGGGCGGGCAGCATGCATGGCTACGACGTGGTCGCCCACGACCAGGTCAACCCCGAGCTCGGCGGACGCGAGGGCTTCAAGCGCTTCGTCGCCGCGCTGCGCGTGCACGGCATGGGCCAGCTGCTGGACCTGGTGCCCAACCACATGGGCGTGATGGGCGCAGACAACGCCTGGTGGATGGACGTGCTGGAGAACGGCCCCGCCTCGCTCTACGCGCAGCACTTCGACATCGACTGGCGGCCGCTCAATCCCGAGCTCGCAGGCAAGGTGCTCGTGCCGGTGCTGGGCGACCACTATGGCGACGTGCTGATGAGCGGCGACCTGGTGCTGCGTTTCGAGGAAGACAGCGGCAGCCTGGCGGTGTACTACTTCGAGCACCGCTTTCCGCTGGCGCCCGACAGCTACCCGCGGGTGCTGGGCGGCGCGGCGATGCAGCTCGACGACGCAGCACCCGCAGCTCAGTTGGCAGGCATCTCCTCTGCCTTCGGACGCCTGCTCGGGCGCGACGCGAGCGACGATCCCGCGCGCGCCGAGCAGGCGCGCGACAAGGAGCTGCTCAAGACCCAGCTGGCGCAGCTGGCGGCTCGCCAGCCGGCCGTGGCACGCGCCATCACCGCACGCGTGGCCGAGCTCAACCTGCCGAGCGCGCGCGACGAGCTGCATGCGCTGATCGAGGTCCAGGCCTGGCGGCTTGCGTACTGGCGCGTGGCGGCGGACGACATCAATTACCGGCGCTTCTTCGACATCAACTCGCTGGCCGGGCTGCGCATGGAGCGCGAGGAGGTGTTCGAGGCCACGCAAGCCTTCGCGCTCGACCTCGCCGCCGCCGGCCAGGTCGACGGACTGCGCATCGACCATCCGGATGGCCTGTACGACCCGACGCGCTATTTCCGGCAACTGCAGGAAGGCTACGCGCGACGCGCCGGCCTGGTGCTGGCCGAGCACGACGACGACGGCCGCCCGGCGCGGCCACTCTACGTGGTGGCCGAGAAGATCAAGGCCGAGGACGAGGAGGTGCCCGGGGACTGGCACGTGCACGGCACCACCGGCTATCGCTTTGCCAATGTGGCCAACGGCGTGCTCATCGACACCTCGGCGGCAGAGAAGTTCGAGAAGATCTGGCGCAACTTCACCGGCGTGCGCGACAGCTTTTCAAGTCTTGCGCGCGCCGGCAAACGCGACATCATGCGCAGCGCGCTCGCCTCGGAGCTGACGGTGCTGTCCACCGAGCTGCTGCGGATCGCGCGCGCCGACCGCCACACGCGCGACTACACCTTCAATGCGCTGCAGCGCGCACTGGGCGAGGTTGCGGCGTGCCTGCCGGTCTACCGCACCTACATCATCGAACGGCCTTCGCAGCAGGACGAACGCTTCATCACCTGGGCCACGCGCGAGGCGCGGCGCGGCAGCCAGGAAGCAGACGTTTCCATCTACGATTTCGTGCAGCAGACGCTGCTCGGGCGCGCCGTGCCCGGTGCCGACGAGGACTTGCAGCGGCGCGTGCTGAACCTGGCGATCCGCTTCCAGCAGTTCAGCGCGCCGGTCACGGCAAAGGGCGTGGAAGACACCGCCTTCTACCGCTACTTTCCCTTGAGTGCGCTCAACGAGGTGGGCGGCGAGCCGGCGCACTTCGGCATGACGGTGGATCAATTCCACGAGGCGAGCGCCGACCGGGCGCGGCACTGGCCGCACACCATGCTCGCCAGTTCCACCCACGACAACAAGCGTTCCGAGGATGTGCGCTGCCGCATCGACGTTCTGTCGGAGATGCCGGCGACCTGGCGCCTGGCCTTGCGGCGCTGGCGCGCGATGACGCGCGGAATCCGCCGGAGGCTGGAAGCCGGCGGCGCGCCGCCCGGCACTCCCTCCTCCACGGACGAATACCTGCTCTACCAGACCCTGCTGGGGACGTTGCCTGCCGAGGGGCTCGACGACAGCACCCGCGAGCCCTATGCCGAGCGCATCGTGGGCTACATGCAGAAGGCGGCACGCGAGGCCAAGCTCCACACCCGATGGACCAACCCCGACGAGGCCTACGAGAAGGCGCTGGAGGGCTTCGTGCGTGCGGTGCTGGGCCGAGAGGCCGACCCGCGCTTCGTCGACGACCTGCAGGCGCTGGCCCGCACGCTGGCCTGGTTCGGGGCGCTCAACAGCCTTTCGCTGACGCTGTTGAAGTTCAGTTCACCTGGCGTGCCGGATGTCTACCAAGGCAACGAGTTGATGGACCTGAGCCTGGTCGATCCGGACAACCGGCGGCCGGTGGACTACGCACTTCGCACGCGCTGCCTGGACGAGCTCGAGGGGATGGTCGGCGCCGATGATCTTCCCGCCCGCATCGCGGCGCTGGTGCCCGCTGCGGCACGCGATGGACGCGCCAAGCTGTGGGTCGGCTGGCGCATGCTGTCGCTGCGCCGCGAGCAGCCTGCGCTGTTCCGTGAAGGCGACTACCGGGGACTCCAGGCCGACGGCGCGAAGGCCGCGCACGTGGTGGCTTTCATGCGCCGGCATGAGGGCCAGGTGCTGGTGCTGATCGCCGCGCGCCTGTTCAGCTCGCTCGCCGCCATGGGCGATGCGCCGCTCGGAGCGTTGTGGGAAGACACGGTCGTACGCCTGCCCGATGTGGCCGAGGGCACGCGCTTCGAGAACGTGCTGACCGGCGAGACCTTGGCGGTGCATGAAGGCGCGATCCGCGTTTCGGCTGCCTTCGCTTGTTTCCCCGGTGCGGCGTTGTGGGCGAAACCCTGA
- the treZ gene encoding malto-oligosyltrehalose trehalohydrolase translates to MNHFHTMPFGTTVLDGGGVRFALWAPAAEQVVLELGDAPSPHPMLRNADGWHRLDLPEARPGDAYRFRLPDGLRVPDPASRFNPDDVHGASRVVDPAAYAWQHGAWRGRPWEEAVVYELHVGTFTSEGTFAAARQRLPALAQLGITAIELMPLADFPGERNWGYDGVLQFAPDASYGTPDDLKALVDAAHGLGLMVLIDVVYNHFGPEGNYLHAYCPQFFNPKHQTPWGAAINYDGAEARTVRDFFIHNALYWVEEFRFDGLRMDAIHAIRDDSALHIVQEICQALRRGPGRERQVHVVLENDANQASFLARDTLGQPPCATAQWNDDLHHAAHVLVTGETDGYYADYADDPLAQFGRALAQGFVYQGQPSAFRGGEQRGEDASRLPLVAFVSYLQTHDQVGNRAFGERIQAIGDIALVRAAWTCLVFSPHVPMLFMGEEFEATTPFQYFCDFGPELADAVSQGRREEFGRFASFGDEAARARIPDPNAESTFAASKLRWEECDDPLHEAWRVQLGEMLALRQERLVPLLAGQCGPGRFQAENGVLRVAWTLADTTRGEDGPRLHLAANFGDAPVDGVAPPAGEAVYANAVERDDSGTLRLARGAVLVTLQEPGLG, encoded by the coding sequence ATGAATCACTTTCACACCATGCCTTTCGGCACCACCGTGCTCGACGGCGGGGGCGTGCGCTTCGCCCTGTGGGCCCCCGCCGCCGAGCAGGTGGTGCTGGAGCTCGGCGACGCACCGTCGCCGCACCCGATGCTGCGCAACGCCGACGGCTGGCACCGGCTGGACCTGCCCGAGGCACGGCCAGGCGATGCCTACCGCTTCCGGCTGCCCGACGGCCTGCGCGTGCCCGACCCGGCCTCGCGCTTCAATCCAGATGACGTGCACGGTGCAAGCCGCGTCGTCGATCCGGCCGCCTATGCCTGGCAGCACGGCGCCTGGCGCGGCCGCCCGTGGGAGGAAGCCGTCGTCTACGAACTGCACGTCGGCACCTTCACCTCCGAGGGCACCTTTGCCGCGGCCCGGCAGCGTCTGCCGGCGCTGGCGCAGCTGGGCATTACCGCCATCGAGCTCATGCCACTGGCCGATTTCCCGGGAGAGCGCAACTGGGGCTACGACGGCGTGCTGCAGTTCGCGCCCGATGCGAGCTACGGCACGCCCGACGACCTCAAGGCGCTGGTCGACGCGGCCCACGGCCTCGGGCTGATGGTGCTGATCGACGTGGTCTACAACCACTTCGGCCCGGAGGGCAACTACCTGCACGCCTACTGCCCGCAGTTCTTCAACCCGAAGCACCAGACGCCCTGGGGCGCGGCCATCAACTACGACGGCGCGGAGGCGCGGACGGTACGCGACTTCTTCATCCACAACGCGCTCTACTGGGTCGAGGAGTTCCGCTTCGACGGCCTGCGCATGGACGCCATTCATGCGATCCGCGACGACTCGGCGCTGCACATCGTGCAGGAGATCTGCCAGGCGCTGCGTCGTGGCCCGGGACGCGAGAGGCAGGTACACGTGGTCCTGGAGAACGATGCCAACCAGGCCTCCTTCCTCGCGCGCGACACGCTCGGGCAGCCGCCTTGCGCCACCGCGCAGTGGAATGACGACCTGCACCATGCGGCCCACGTGCTGGTGACCGGCGAGACGGACGGCTACTACGCCGATTACGCCGACGATCCATTGGCGCAGTTCGGACGCGCATTGGCGCAGGGCTTCGTCTACCAGGGCCAGCCCTCGGCCTTTCGCGGCGGCGAACAGCGTGGCGAAGACGCCAGCCGCCTGCCGCTGGTGGCCTTCGTCTCGTACCTGCAGACGCACGACCAGGTCGGCAACCGCGCCTTCGGCGAACGCATCCAGGCGATCGGCGACATCGCCCTGGTGCGCGCCGCCTGGACCTGCCTGGTGTTCTCGCCCCATGTGCCGATGCTGTTCATGGGCGAGGAGTTCGAGGCCACCACGCCCTTCCAGTATTTCTGCGACTTCGGGCCCGAACTGGCGGACGCGGTCTCCCAAGGCCGGCGCGAAGAGTTCGGCCGCTTCGCGTCTTTCGGCGACGAGGCGGCGCGCGCGCGCATTCCCGATCCCAATGCCGAGTCCACCTTTGCCGCGTCCAAGCTGCGCTGGGAGGAGTGCGACGATCCTCTGCACGAGGCCTGGCGCGTCCAGTTGGGCGAGATGCTGGCGTTGCGGCAGGAGCGGCTCGTGCCGCTGCTCGCGGGCCAGTGCGGCCCGGGACGCTTCCAGGCCGAGAACGGCGTGCTGCGCGTTGCGTGGACGCTGGCCGACACGACGCGCGGCGAAGATGGGCCTCGACTGCACCTCGCCGCCAACTTCGGCGACGCGCCGGTCGATGGCGTCGCACCGCCAGCGGGAGAGGCCGTCTATGCGAATGCCGTCGAGCGCGACGACAGCGGCACGCTGCGCCTGGCGCGCGGCGCCGTGCTGGTGACGCTGCAGGAGCCCGGCCTTGGCTGA
- the glgX gene encoding glycogen debranching protein GlgX translates to MKNNDLITAVWPGRPYPRGAHWDGEGVNFSLFSQHATKVELCLFDDKGRHERHRITMRERTDDIWHCYLPEARPGMAYGYRVHGPYKPEEGHRFNPNKLLIDPYAKDLVGQLRWSDALYGYTVGSKRQDLSFDRRDSAPLMPKGRVLEPAFTWGDDRPPRIAWQDMVIYEMHVRGFTMTHPDVPPQLRGTYAGLCSAPVVDYLWRLGVTTVELLPVHAYLNDRHLAEKGMQNYWGYNTLCYFAPEMRYSASQKVKEFKTMVKTLHTAGIEVILDVVYNHSCEGNQMGPTLSMRGVDNAAYYIINGENRRFYDDFTGCGNTVNLEHPRALQLVMDSLRYWVEEMHVDGFRFDLASALARESGKVEDLGGFFDAIRQDPTLNRVKLIAEPWDLGQGGYRVGNFPYGFAEWNDRYRDGVRAYWKGDGGKLGDFARRLTGSQDLYGWSGRHPNSSINFVTAHDGFTLHDLVSYNDKHNQANGEDNRDGNNHNLSWNCGVEGPTSEPAVLTLRARQMRNLLATLLLSQGVPMLLAGDERGHTQNGNNNAYCQDNERTWLDWSPDEEREALTTFVQRVIALRRMHPSFRRRGFFTGEPPAGSTVNDVCWLRPDGREMTPEDWNDGEARALAMLVSGLGITDSGPRGETVRDDDFLLLFSAHHEDLEFVLPAAGEPWYLLLDTATGALPPEEGQPGANLSQPWSQPGYRLQSRSFVLMTRTARVSAEAPAEAST, encoded by the coding sequence ATGAAGAACAACGACCTGATCACCGCCGTCTGGCCCGGCCGTCCTTACCCGCGCGGCGCCCACTGGGATGGCGAAGGCGTCAACTTCTCGCTTTTCTCGCAGCACGCGACGAAGGTGGAGCTTTGTCTCTTCGACGACAAGGGACGTCATGAGCGGCACCGCATCACGATGCGCGAGCGCACCGACGACATCTGGCACTGCTACCTGCCGGAGGCGCGCCCGGGCATGGCGTACGGCTACCGCGTGCATGGTCCGTACAAGCCCGAGGAGGGGCATCGCTTCAATCCAAACAAGCTGCTCATCGATCCCTATGCCAAGGACCTCGTAGGCCAGTTGCGCTGGAGCGACGCGCTGTACGGCTACACCGTCGGCAGCAAGCGCCAGGACCTGTCCTTCGACCGCCGTGACAGCGCGCCGCTCATGCCCAAGGGCCGGGTGCTCGAGCCGGCGTTCACCTGGGGTGACGATCGCCCGCCGCGGATCGCGTGGCAGGACATGGTGATCTACGAGATGCACGTGCGGGGCTTCACGATGACGCATCCCGACGTGCCGCCGCAGCTGCGCGGCACCTATGCCGGGCTGTGTTCCGCACCGGTCGTCGACTACCTCTGGCGCCTCGGCGTCACCACGGTCGAGCTGCTGCCGGTGCATGCCTATCTGAATGACCGCCACCTGGCGGAAAAGGGCATGCAGAACTACTGGGGCTACAACACGCTGTGCTACTTCGCACCCGAGATGCGCTACAGCGCTTCGCAGAAGGTCAAGGAATTCAAGACCATGGTGAAGACGCTGCACACCGCCGGCATCGAGGTGATTCTCGACGTGGTCTACAACCACAGCTGCGAAGGCAACCAGATGGGGCCGACGCTCTCGATGCGCGGTGTGGACAACGCCGCCTACTACATCATCAACGGCGAGAACCGCCGCTTCTACGACGACTTCACCGGCTGCGGCAACACGGTCAACCTGGAACATCCGCGCGCCCTGCAGCTGGTGATGGATTCCCTGCGCTACTGGGTCGAGGAGATGCACGTCGACGGTTTCCGATTCGACCTCGCCTCCGCGCTGGCGCGGGAGTCGGGCAAGGTCGAGGACCTGGGCGGCTTCTTCGATGCGATCCGCCAGGACCCCACCCTGAACCGGGTGAAGCTGATCGCCGAGCCCTGGGACCTGGGCCAAGGTGGTTATCGCGTGGGCAATTTCCCCTATGGCTTTGCCGAATGGAACGACCGCTACCGCGACGGCGTGCGCGCCTACTGGAAGGGCGATGGAGGAAAGCTCGGCGATTTCGCGCGGCGCCTGACCGGCTCGCAGGACCTCTACGGATGGTCCGGACGGCATCCCAACTCCAGCATCAACTTCGTGACCGCGCACGACGGCTTCACGCTGCACGACCTCGTCTCCTACAACGACAAGCACAACCAGGCCAACGGGGAGGACAACCGCGACGGCAACAACCACAACCTGTCGTGGAACTGCGGCGTGGAGGGCCCGACCTCCGAGCCCGCCGTGCTCACGCTGCGGGCGCGACAGATGCGCAACCTGCTGGCCACGCTGCTGCTGTCGCAAGGCGTGCCGATGCTGTTGGCCGGCGACGAGCGCGGCCACACGCAGAACGGCAACAACAACGCCTACTGCCAGGACAACGAAAGGACCTGGCTGGACTGGAGTCCGGATGAGGAGCGTGAGGCGCTCACGACCTTTGTCCAACGCGTCATTGCCCTGCGCCGCATGCATCCTTCGTTTCGCCGCCGCGGCTTCTTCACGGGTGAGCCGCCGGCAGGCAGCACCGTCAACGATGTCTGCTGGCTGCGCCCCGACGGCCGCGAGATGACGCCCGAGGACTGGAACGACGGCGAGGCCCGTGCGCTGGCCATGCTGGTGTCCGGCCTCGGCATCACGGATTCCGGACCGCGAGGCGAGACCGTGCGCGACGACGATTTCCTGCTGCTCTTCAGCGCCCACCACGAGGACCTCGAATTCGTTCTGCCTGCGGCGGGCGAACCGTGGTACCTGCTGCTCGACACGGCGACCGGGGCGCTGCCGCCCGAGGAGGGCCAGCCGGGCGCCAACTTGTCTCAGCCCTGGAGCCAGCCCGGCTACCGGCTGCAGAGCCGCTCCTTCGTGCTCATGACCCGCACCGCGCGGGTGAGCGCCGAGGCACCGGCGGAAGCTTCAACATGA
- a CDS encoding mechanosensitive ion channel family protein, which translates to MESFGIHLEPLRAILFQIGAFLPRLLFALVVVVAGWLLAKVARFTVVKALHAINFNVLTERAGLDGFLRQGGMRVDTTEVFGVLVYWLVILASLLIAFNGMGLTYISDLIGKVMWFVPNVFVSLLVLAFGSYFARFVGDTVTSYGRNVKLQDAVFLGKLAQYAIMVFVVLIALDQIKVGGDIVRESFLVILAGVVFALALAFGLGGKDWAAERIEQWWPRERKDKPRDPVERLDEHKFRR; encoded by the coding sequence ATGGAAAGCTTCGGAATCCACCTGGAGCCCTTGCGGGCCATCCTGTTCCAGATCGGCGCGTTCCTGCCGCGCCTGCTCTTCGCGCTGGTGGTGGTGGTCGCCGGCTGGCTCCTTGCGAAGGTCGCGCGCTTCACGGTGGTGAAGGCGCTGCACGCCATCAACTTCAACGTGCTCACCGAACGAGCCGGCCTCGACGGCTTCCTGCGCCAGGGCGGCATGCGCGTGGACACCACCGAAGTCTTCGGCGTGCTGGTGTACTGGCTGGTGATCCTGGCCTCGCTGCTGATCGCCTTCAACGGCATGGGGCTCACCTACATCAGCGACCTCATCGGCAAGGTGATGTGGTTCGTGCCCAATGTCTTCGTCTCGCTGCTGGTGCTGGCCTTCGGCTCGTACTTCGCGCGCTTCGTCGGCGACACGGTGACCTCCTATGGCCGCAACGTCAAGCTGCAGGACGCCGTCTTCCTCGGCAAGCTGGCGCAGTACGCGATCATGGTCTTCGTCGTGCTGATCGCGCTCGACCAGATCAAGGTCGGCGGCGACATCGTGCGCGAGAGCTTCCTCGTCATCCTGGCAGGCGTGGTGTTCGCCCTGGCCCTGGCCTTCGGCCTCGGCGGGAAGGACTGGGCGGCCGAACGCATCGAGCAGTGGTGGCCGCGGGAGCGCAAGGACAAGCCCAGGGACCCGGTCGAACGGCTCGATGAGCACAAGTTTCGCCGATGA